In one window of Xiphophorus hellerii strain 12219 chromosome 23, Xiphophorus_hellerii-4.1, whole genome shotgun sequence DNA:
- the ube2a gene encoding ubiquitin-conjugating enzyme E2 A — protein MSTPARRRLMRDFKRLQEDPPAGVSGAPSENNIMVWNAVIFGPEGTPFEDGTFKLTIEFTEEYPNKPPTVRFVSKMFHPNVYADGSICLDILQNRWSPTYDVSSILTSIQSLLDEPNPNSPANSQAAQLYQENKREYEKRVSAIVEQSWRDC, from the exons ATGTCAACTCCAGCACGACGACGTTTAATGAGAGACTTTAAACG GCTGCAGGAGGATCCCCCAGCTGGAGTCAGCGGAGCCCCATCAGAAAATAATATCATGGTTTGGAATGCAGTCATTTTTGG GCCAGAGGGAACGCCTTTTGAAGATG GAACCTTCAAACTTACCATTGAATTCACAGAAGAATATCCTAATAAACCTCCAACAGTGAGATTTGTCTCCAAAATGTTCCATCCTAATG tgtatgcaGACGGTAGCATATGCTTAGATATACTTCAGAATCGCTGGAGTCCAACCTATGATGTTTCTTCAATCTTAACTTCAATACAG TCTTTACTGGACGAGCCAAACCCGAACAGTCCAGCCAACAGCCAAGCAGCCCAGCTTTACCAGGAAAACAAGCGGGAGTATGAGAAGAGGGTTTCTGCTATTGTTGAACAGAGTTGGCGTGACTGTTGA
- the nkrf gene encoding NF-kappa-B-repressing factor isoform X3: MAEGTHTGEMPSFDPSPGGSEAKKRPISSDGRDEPMRKMPLTKFGPQPRFEPVHFVSSGSSGGTGTDEKENDKERRKSESHGARLWESHHSAASGWAQGFSSLRPAFDRVPSHSSDFWGSHMDRDGSTSGLGYGGRVSSSNYMAKTQQDYTAKYVAHASSHSLNSYSKPQRFNGYGGGSRTSSWDVGRQGLGYDHQDRPFSRVYSGPSAASPKAAEYAKPLLISHSTLDEKQRLITSVANALSVAFRNPVLMTGSDSPNYNFMLSRSIQACKTNPEYIYVNLKDIPQADLPKNRKVPTDGYACELRCQGVYLATGYSGSKNGARDRASEQAVKLFLKPVEVRIVQRRYRHLVVSDMVVCQTHSPTPAFLPALRNPEDKPMPGSKGQHEPDRNKHWTEFVVMDNAYDAICILNNSNAFNRMKIDYKFVQLPSNLWQCSIFLQDELIAQATGTKKSSKHAAAEEAVRKLRLNQAQRQPWQKQSFRSNPQDSGNFFPPQSDVDSFGVKKKQLSELVILENNDNAICIINDTAQFNKVTADYRFSVLPDHHWKCEVYLEGQYVAAGVGPKKLVKHIAANEALSTLRQTQAVVKSNLRKEGHNGAISRSQILARSGEDALKQEIKEDNIGNQLLRKMGWKGGGLGRDGDGIAEPIRVKEQFSREGLGMEMVKAGNLLSKRDIEDVIRNYASSDRTDDLRFSNELTDDERKQIHQISQKYGLRSKSYGQGWDRFLVVSRKVHKDQLIGQLLQEGQVGRYELVKPQASH, translated from the exons ATGGCAGAGGGGACTCACACTGGCGAAATGCCCTCCTTTGACCCAAGTCCTGGTGGTTCTGAAGCTAAAAAGAGACCCATTTCATCAGATGGCA GAGACGAACCCATGAGGAAAATGCCTTTGACAAAGTTTGGACCCCAACCTCGGTTTGAGCCTGTGCACTTCGTTAGCAGTGGGAGCAGCGGAGGAACCGGCACCGATGAGAAGGAGAACGATAAGGAGCGCAGGAAGAGTGAGTCGCACGGCGCCAGACTGTGGGAGTCCCACCACTCTGCCGCTAGCGGCTGGGCGCAGGGCTTCTCCTCCCTCAGGCCCGCTTTCGACCGAGTGCCGTCGCACTCCAGTGACTTTTGGGGTTCCCACATGGACAGAGACGGTAGCACTAGTGGACTGGGTTATGGAGGCCGCGTATCGTCTTCGAACTACATGGCAAAAACGCAGCAGGACTACACTGCCAAGTACGTAGCGCACGCCTCCTCTCACAGCTTAAACTCGTACTCGAAGCCGCAGAGGTTTAATGGCTATGGCGGcggcagcagaaccagcagctgggATGTGGGTCGTCAGGGTTTGGGTTACGACCATCAGGACCGGCCTTTCAGCAGAGTCTACAGCGGCCCAAGCGCGGCCAGTCCCAAAGCAGCAGAGTACGCGAAGCCTCTTCTGATATCTCACTCCACGCTAGATGAGAAGCAGAGGCTGATCACCAGTGTTGCCAACGCGTTATCCGTTGCCTTCAGGAACCCTGTGTTGATGACAGGAAGCGACTCACCGAACTACAACTTCATGTTGAGCCGCAGCATCCAGGCCTGCAAGACCAACCCGGAGTACATTTATGTCAACCTGAAGGATATCCCACAGGCAGACCTGCCAAAGAACAGGAAAGTGCCGACGGACGGTTACGCCTGCGAACTGAGATGTCAGGGTGTGTATCTGGCAACCGGATATTCCGGCAGCAAAAACGGCGCAAGAGACCGTGCATCCGAGCAAGCTGTGAAGCTCTTCCTGAAGCCGGTGGAGGTCCGCATTGTGCAGCGTCGATACCGACACCTGGTGGTCAGTGACATGGTTGTGTGCCAGACACACAGCCCGACGCCTGCGTTCCTGCCGGCGCTCCGAAACCCAGAGGACAAGCCGATGCCGGGCTCCAAGGGCCAACATGAGCCCGACCGAAACAAGCACTGGACCGAGTTTGTGGTGATGGACAACGCGTACGACGCCATCTGCATTCTGAACAACTCCAACGCCTTCAACCGCATGAAGATTGACTACAAGTTTGTCCAGCTGCCCAGCAACCTGTGGCAGTGCAGCATCTTTCTGCAGGACGAGCTGATAGCGCAGGCGACTGGGACGAAGAAGAGCTCCAAACATGCCGCCGCCGAGGAGGCCGTGAGGAAGCTTCGCCTCAACCAAGCACAACGGCAGCCCTGGCAGAAACAGTCCTTCAGAAGTAATCCGCAGGATTCTGGCAACTTCTTCCCGCCACAGTCGGACGTCGATTCTTTTGGAGTCAAAAAGAAGCAACTGAGCGAGCTTGTGATCTTGGAGAATAACGATAACGCCATCTGCATCATCAACGACACAGCTCAGTTTAACAAAGTGACCGCAGATTACAGATTCTCGGTTTTGCCCGATCATCACTGGAAGTGCGAAGTTTACCTGGAAGGGCAGTACGTCGCAGCGGGAGTCGGGCCGAAGAAGTTAGTGAAGCACATTGCGGCGAATGAGGCGTTGTCCACCTTACGACAGACTCAGGCGGTCGTCAAGTCCAACTTGAGGAAGGAGGGACACAACGGCGCCATTTCCCGCTCTCAGATCCTCGCTCGCTCAGGCGAGGATGCGCTGAAGCAGGAGATCAAGGAGGACAACATCGGAAACCAGCTGCTGCGTAAGATGGGCTGGAAAGGCGGCGGCCTCGGCCGGGACGGCGATGGCATCGCCGAGCCAATCAGAGTCAAGGAGCAGTTCTCCAGGGAGGGTCTGGGTATGGAAATGGTTAAAGCGGGAAACCTGCTCAGCAAGCGGGACATTGAGGACGTCATCCGCAACTACGCCAGCTCGGACAGAACGGACGACCTCCGCTTCTCCAACGAACTCACCGACGACGAGCGCAAGCAGATTCACCAGATTTCCCAAAAATACGGCCTGCGCAGCAAGTCCTACGGACAGGGATGGGACCGGTTTCTGGTCGTCAGTCGGAAAGTACACAAAGACCAGCTGATTGGTCAGCTTTTACAGGAAGGACAGGTGGGCCGATACGAGCTCGTCAAGCCTCAGGCGTCTCATTAA
- the nkrf gene encoding NF-kappa-B-repressing factor isoform X1, whose translation MVAPCLNKRAADSNRYDPVLIRTVLVMAEGTHTGEMPSFDPSPGGSEAKKRPISSDGRDEPMRKMPLTKFGPQPRFEPVHFVSSGSSGGTGTDEKENDKERRKSESHGARLWESHHSAASGWAQGFSSLRPAFDRVPSHSSDFWGSHMDRDGSTSGLGYGGRVSSSNYMAKTQQDYTAKYVAHASSHSLNSYSKPQRFNGYGGGSRTSSWDVGRQGLGYDHQDRPFSRVYSGPSAASPKAAEYAKPLLISHSTLDEKQRLITSVANALSVAFRNPVLMTGSDSPNYNFMLSRSIQACKTNPEYIYVNLKDIPQADLPKNRKVPTDGYACELRCQGVYLATGYSGSKNGARDRASEQAVKLFLKPVEVRIVQRRYRHLVVSDMVVCQTHSPTPAFLPALRNPEDKPMPGSKGQHEPDRNKHWTEFVVMDNAYDAICILNNSNAFNRMKIDYKFVQLPSNLWQCSIFLQDELIAQATGTKKSSKHAAAEEAVRKLRLNQAQRQPWQKQSFRSNPQDSGNFFPPQSDVDSFGVKKKQLSELVILENNDNAICIINDTAQFNKVTADYRFSVLPDHHWKCEVYLEGQYVAAGVGPKKLVKHIAANEALSTLRQTQAVVKSNLRKEGHNGAISRSQILARSGEDALKQEIKEDNIGNQLLRKMGWKGGGLGRDGDGIAEPIRVKEQFSREGLGMEMVKAGNLLSKRDIEDVIRNYASSDRTDDLRFSNELTDDERKQIHQISQKYGLRSKSYGQGWDRFLVVSRKVHKDQLIGQLLQEGQVGRYELVKPQASH comes from the exons ATGGTCGCTCCCTGCTTGAATAAACGCGCAGCCGACAG TAACAGGTATGACCCGGTTCTGATTCGGACAGTCCTGGTGATGGCAGAGGGGACTCACACTGGCGAAATGCCCTCCTTTGACCCAAGTCCTGGTGGTTCTGAAGCTAAAAAGAGACCCATTTCATCAGATGGCA GAGACGAACCCATGAGGAAAATGCCTTTGACAAAGTTTGGACCCCAACCTCGGTTTGAGCCTGTGCACTTCGTTAGCAGTGGGAGCAGCGGAGGAACCGGCACCGATGAGAAGGAGAACGATAAGGAGCGCAGGAAGAGTGAGTCGCACGGCGCCAGACTGTGGGAGTCCCACCACTCTGCCGCTAGCGGCTGGGCGCAGGGCTTCTCCTCCCTCAGGCCCGCTTTCGACCGAGTGCCGTCGCACTCCAGTGACTTTTGGGGTTCCCACATGGACAGAGACGGTAGCACTAGTGGACTGGGTTATGGAGGCCGCGTATCGTCTTCGAACTACATGGCAAAAACGCAGCAGGACTACACTGCCAAGTACGTAGCGCACGCCTCCTCTCACAGCTTAAACTCGTACTCGAAGCCGCAGAGGTTTAATGGCTATGGCGGcggcagcagaaccagcagctgggATGTGGGTCGTCAGGGTTTGGGTTACGACCATCAGGACCGGCCTTTCAGCAGAGTCTACAGCGGCCCAAGCGCGGCCAGTCCCAAAGCAGCAGAGTACGCGAAGCCTCTTCTGATATCTCACTCCACGCTAGATGAGAAGCAGAGGCTGATCACCAGTGTTGCCAACGCGTTATCCGTTGCCTTCAGGAACCCTGTGTTGATGACAGGAAGCGACTCACCGAACTACAACTTCATGTTGAGCCGCAGCATCCAGGCCTGCAAGACCAACCCGGAGTACATTTATGTCAACCTGAAGGATATCCCACAGGCAGACCTGCCAAAGAACAGGAAAGTGCCGACGGACGGTTACGCCTGCGAACTGAGATGTCAGGGTGTGTATCTGGCAACCGGATATTCCGGCAGCAAAAACGGCGCAAGAGACCGTGCATCCGAGCAAGCTGTGAAGCTCTTCCTGAAGCCGGTGGAGGTCCGCATTGTGCAGCGTCGATACCGACACCTGGTGGTCAGTGACATGGTTGTGTGCCAGACACACAGCCCGACGCCTGCGTTCCTGCCGGCGCTCCGAAACCCAGAGGACAAGCCGATGCCGGGCTCCAAGGGCCAACATGAGCCCGACCGAAACAAGCACTGGACCGAGTTTGTGGTGATGGACAACGCGTACGACGCCATCTGCATTCTGAACAACTCCAACGCCTTCAACCGCATGAAGATTGACTACAAGTTTGTCCAGCTGCCCAGCAACCTGTGGCAGTGCAGCATCTTTCTGCAGGACGAGCTGATAGCGCAGGCGACTGGGACGAAGAAGAGCTCCAAACATGCCGCCGCCGAGGAGGCCGTGAGGAAGCTTCGCCTCAACCAAGCACAACGGCAGCCCTGGCAGAAACAGTCCTTCAGAAGTAATCCGCAGGATTCTGGCAACTTCTTCCCGCCACAGTCGGACGTCGATTCTTTTGGAGTCAAAAAGAAGCAACTGAGCGAGCTTGTGATCTTGGAGAATAACGATAACGCCATCTGCATCATCAACGACACAGCTCAGTTTAACAAAGTGACCGCAGATTACAGATTCTCGGTTTTGCCCGATCATCACTGGAAGTGCGAAGTTTACCTGGAAGGGCAGTACGTCGCAGCGGGAGTCGGGCCGAAGAAGTTAGTGAAGCACATTGCGGCGAATGAGGCGTTGTCCACCTTACGACAGACTCAGGCGGTCGTCAAGTCCAACTTGAGGAAGGAGGGACACAACGGCGCCATTTCCCGCTCTCAGATCCTCGCTCGCTCAGGCGAGGATGCGCTGAAGCAGGAGATCAAGGAGGACAACATCGGAAACCAGCTGCTGCGTAAGATGGGCTGGAAAGGCGGCGGCCTCGGCCGGGACGGCGATGGCATCGCCGAGCCAATCAGAGTCAAGGAGCAGTTCTCCAGGGAGGGTCTGGGTATGGAAATGGTTAAAGCGGGAAACCTGCTCAGCAAGCGGGACATTGAGGACGTCATCCGCAACTACGCCAGCTCGGACAGAACGGACGACCTCCGCTTCTCCAACGAACTCACCGACGACGAGCGCAAGCAGATTCACCAGATTTCCCAAAAATACGGCCTGCGCAGCAAGTCCTACGGACAGGGATGGGACCGGTTTCTGGTCGTCAGTCGGAAAGTACACAAAGACCAGCTGATTGGTCAGCTTTTACAGGAAGGACAGGTGGGCCGATACGAGCTCGTCAAGCCTCAGGCGTCTCATTAA
- the nkrf gene encoding NF-kappa-B-repressing factor isoform X2, which produces MVAPCLNKRAADRYDPVLIRTVLVMAEGTHTGEMPSFDPSPGGSEAKKRPISSDGRDEPMRKMPLTKFGPQPRFEPVHFVSSGSSGGTGTDEKENDKERRKSESHGARLWESHHSAASGWAQGFSSLRPAFDRVPSHSSDFWGSHMDRDGSTSGLGYGGRVSSSNYMAKTQQDYTAKYVAHASSHSLNSYSKPQRFNGYGGGSRTSSWDVGRQGLGYDHQDRPFSRVYSGPSAASPKAAEYAKPLLISHSTLDEKQRLITSVANALSVAFRNPVLMTGSDSPNYNFMLSRSIQACKTNPEYIYVNLKDIPQADLPKNRKVPTDGYACELRCQGVYLATGYSGSKNGARDRASEQAVKLFLKPVEVRIVQRRYRHLVVSDMVVCQTHSPTPAFLPALRNPEDKPMPGSKGQHEPDRNKHWTEFVVMDNAYDAICILNNSNAFNRMKIDYKFVQLPSNLWQCSIFLQDELIAQATGTKKSSKHAAAEEAVRKLRLNQAQRQPWQKQSFRSNPQDSGNFFPPQSDVDSFGVKKKQLSELVILENNDNAICIINDTAQFNKVTADYRFSVLPDHHWKCEVYLEGQYVAAGVGPKKLVKHIAANEALSTLRQTQAVVKSNLRKEGHNGAISRSQILARSGEDALKQEIKEDNIGNQLLRKMGWKGGGLGRDGDGIAEPIRVKEQFSREGLGMEMVKAGNLLSKRDIEDVIRNYASSDRTDDLRFSNELTDDERKQIHQISQKYGLRSKSYGQGWDRFLVVSRKVHKDQLIGQLLQEGQVGRYELVKPQASH; this is translated from the exons ATGGTCGCTCCCTGCTTGAATAAACGCGCAGCCGACAG GTATGACCCGGTTCTGATTCGGACAGTCCTGGTGATGGCAGAGGGGACTCACACTGGCGAAATGCCCTCCTTTGACCCAAGTCCTGGTGGTTCTGAAGCTAAAAAGAGACCCATTTCATCAGATGGCA GAGACGAACCCATGAGGAAAATGCCTTTGACAAAGTTTGGACCCCAACCTCGGTTTGAGCCTGTGCACTTCGTTAGCAGTGGGAGCAGCGGAGGAACCGGCACCGATGAGAAGGAGAACGATAAGGAGCGCAGGAAGAGTGAGTCGCACGGCGCCAGACTGTGGGAGTCCCACCACTCTGCCGCTAGCGGCTGGGCGCAGGGCTTCTCCTCCCTCAGGCCCGCTTTCGACCGAGTGCCGTCGCACTCCAGTGACTTTTGGGGTTCCCACATGGACAGAGACGGTAGCACTAGTGGACTGGGTTATGGAGGCCGCGTATCGTCTTCGAACTACATGGCAAAAACGCAGCAGGACTACACTGCCAAGTACGTAGCGCACGCCTCCTCTCACAGCTTAAACTCGTACTCGAAGCCGCAGAGGTTTAATGGCTATGGCGGcggcagcagaaccagcagctgggATGTGGGTCGTCAGGGTTTGGGTTACGACCATCAGGACCGGCCTTTCAGCAGAGTCTACAGCGGCCCAAGCGCGGCCAGTCCCAAAGCAGCAGAGTACGCGAAGCCTCTTCTGATATCTCACTCCACGCTAGATGAGAAGCAGAGGCTGATCACCAGTGTTGCCAACGCGTTATCCGTTGCCTTCAGGAACCCTGTGTTGATGACAGGAAGCGACTCACCGAACTACAACTTCATGTTGAGCCGCAGCATCCAGGCCTGCAAGACCAACCCGGAGTACATTTATGTCAACCTGAAGGATATCCCACAGGCAGACCTGCCAAAGAACAGGAAAGTGCCGACGGACGGTTACGCCTGCGAACTGAGATGTCAGGGTGTGTATCTGGCAACCGGATATTCCGGCAGCAAAAACGGCGCAAGAGACCGTGCATCCGAGCAAGCTGTGAAGCTCTTCCTGAAGCCGGTGGAGGTCCGCATTGTGCAGCGTCGATACCGACACCTGGTGGTCAGTGACATGGTTGTGTGCCAGACACACAGCCCGACGCCTGCGTTCCTGCCGGCGCTCCGAAACCCAGAGGACAAGCCGATGCCGGGCTCCAAGGGCCAACATGAGCCCGACCGAAACAAGCACTGGACCGAGTTTGTGGTGATGGACAACGCGTACGACGCCATCTGCATTCTGAACAACTCCAACGCCTTCAACCGCATGAAGATTGACTACAAGTTTGTCCAGCTGCCCAGCAACCTGTGGCAGTGCAGCATCTTTCTGCAGGACGAGCTGATAGCGCAGGCGACTGGGACGAAGAAGAGCTCCAAACATGCCGCCGCCGAGGAGGCCGTGAGGAAGCTTCGCCTCAACCAAGCACAACGGCAGCCCTGGCAGAAACAGTCCTTCAGAAGTAATCCGCAGGATTCTGGCAACTTCTTCCCGCCACAGTCGGACGTCGATTCTTTTGGAGTCAAAAAGAAGCAACTGAGCGAGCTTGTGATCTTGGAGAATAACGATAACGCCATCTGCATCATCAACGACACAGCTCAGTTTAACAAAGTGACCGCAGATTACAGATTCTCGGTTTTGCCCGATCATCACTGGAAGTGCGAAGTTTACCTGGAAGGGCAGTACGTCGCAGCGGGAGTCGGGCCGAAGAAGTTAGTGAAGCACATTGCGGCGAATGAGGCGTTGTCCACCTTACGACAGACTCAGGCGGTCGTCAAGTCCAACTTGAGGAAGGAGGGACACAACGGCGCCATTTCCCGCTCTCAGATCCTCGCTCGCTCAGGCGAGGATGCGCTGAAGCAGGAGATCAAGGAGGACAACATCGGAAACCAGCTGCTGCGTAAGATGGGCTGGAAAGGCGGCGGCCTCGGCCGGGACGGCGATGGCATCGCCGAGCCAATCAGAGTCAAGGAGCAGTTCTCCAGGGAGGGTCTGGGTATGGAAATGGTTAAAGCGGGAAACCTGCTCAGCAAGCGGGACATTGAGGACGTCATCCGCAACTACGCCAGCTCGGACAGAACGGACGACCTCCGCTTCTCCAACGAACTCACCGACGACGAGCGCAAGCAGATTCACCAGATTTCCCAAAAATACGGCCTGCGCAGCAAGTCCTACGGACAGGGATGGGACCGGTTTCTGGTCGTCAGTCGGAAAGTACACAAAGACCAGCTGATTGGTCAGCTTTTACAGGAAGGACAGGTGGGCCGATACGAGCTCGTCAAGCCTCAGGCGTCTCATTAA